The region AGTGATCGCCTTTTGCCAGTCGCGCCGCTCGGAAGGCGGCGATGGCGCCTTGACGGTGCTGCTGGCGGCGGCGCTGCAGGTGGTGCGCTAGCGCTACTGCAACACTGTTAAAAGTTACTCTCATGCACGGCCCCGTTTGTCACCATTCGGGGCCGTGTCATGTTAACCTGTGGCTATTATTTTTTGCTGAGTAATAGCTCAGGCGCCGCCTCCCATGATGCCACCCCAATTGCCGCCCGGCTCGCTGATCAAACTGATCGAAGTGATCGCCATCCTGGTGGGCGCGTTTTCCGGTTTTATCGAAGCGCGCCGCAAACGCATGGATCTGGTGGGCGTGTTCGTGGTGGCCTTTATCACGGCCTTTGGCGGAGGGACCTTGCGCGACATCCTGCTTGACAAGCGGCCCCTGTTCTGGGTCTCGCACCAGGAATACGCCATTTTAATCTTCGTGCTGGCGCTCACGGCCGCGCCGCTGATCCAGCATCTGCGGCAAATCGTCTCCGAACGCCTGATCGTGGTGGCCGACGCGATCGGCCTGGG is a window of Janthinobacterium sp. J1-1 DNA encoding:
- a CDS encoding trimeric intracellular cation channel family protein, with amino-acid sequence MMPPQLPPGSLIKLIEVIAILVGAFSGFIEARRKRMDLVGVFVVAFITAFGGGTLRDILLDKRPLFWVSHQEYAILIFVLALTAAPLIQHLRQIVSERLIVVADAIGLGMFAIAGVAEAMRAGMPLFIASMMGVITGIFGGVMRDIVCNEVPMVFRDGKPYAICAFIGCWAYLLQKHFGVEHDFALWTSASGITIMRLISWKFDMRLGR